The Bacillus andreraoultii genome includes a window with the following:
- a CDS encoding S1 domain-containing RNA-binding protein translates to MSIEVGSKLQGKVTGITNFGAFVELPEGSTGLVHISEVADTYVKDINEFLKVGDQVEVKVMNVEKDGKIGLSIKKAQDRPERTERSDRPERPSGGHRSRQGRSHDRKPQENFEQKMARFLKDSEDRLASLKRHTESKRGGRGARRG, encoded by the coding sequence ATGTCAATCGAAGTAGGCAGCAAGTTGCAAGGTAAAGTAACAGGAATCACTAATTTTGGTGCTTTTGTCGAGCTGCCAGAGGGCTCAACAGGTTTAGTTCATATCAGTGAAGTTGCTGACACATATGTAAAGGATATTAATGAATTCTTGAAAGTCGGCGATCAAGTTGAAGTGAAAGTAATGAATGTTGAGAAGGATGGCAAAATTGGTTTATCGATTAAAAAGGCGCAAGATCGCCCGGAAAGAACAGAAAGATCAGATAGACCAGAAAGACCAAGTGGAGGTCATCGTTCACGTCAAGGAAGAAGCCATGACCGTAAACCACAAGAGAATTTTGAACAAAAAATGGCGCGTTTTTTGAAAGATAGTGAAGACCGCCTAGCCTCATTAAAACGCCATACTGAATCAAAAAGAGGAGGTAGAGGTGCTAGAAGAGGTTAA
- the yabQ gene encoding spore cortex biosynthesis protein YabQ has protein sequence MSLTVQFYTMIAMIGMGSYFGAALDTYSRLFNRSKRNVYIRAINDILFWILQVLLIFYVLYLVNNGEIRFYIFLALLCGFAFYQSLLKNIYTRLLEQIIHVTIRTYRFGVNLFSNLLVKPIVMLLTFLLSVVVLIGKLLLRIILIIWKIIYTIYKIIMKPFRYLGKYIWKAVPKSVRIKGNIAFKKVANVIKWMINKLSKFKRQ, from the coding sequence ATGAGTTTAACAGTACAATTTTATACGATGATCGCAATGATTGGTATGGGGAGTTACTTTGGAGCGGCTTTGGATACGTATAGCCGCTTATTTAACCGTTCAAAAAGGAATGTATATATCCGTGCAATAAATGATATTTTATTTTGGATACTTCAAGTTCTTTTAATTTTTTATGTTCTTTATTTAGTTAACAATGGAGAAATACGATTTTATATTTTTCTCGCTCTTCTATGTGGCTTTGCATTTTATCAAAGTCTTCTTAAAAACATATATACCCGTCTACTTGAACAGATCATTCACGTGACCATTCGGACATATCGTTTTGGAGTGAATTTGTTTTCTAATTTACTTGTGAAACCAATTGTTATGCTGTTGACATTTTTATTATCTGTAGTTGTGTTAATTGGAAAATTATTATTAAGAATTATTTTAATCATTTGGAAGATTATTTATACGATTTATAAAATTATTATGAAGCCCTTTCGTTATTTGGGGAAATATATCTGGAAAGCTGTACCAAAATCAGTTAGAATAAAGGGGAACATTGCTTTTAAAAAGGTTGCAAATGTTATAAAGTGGATGATTAATAAACTAAGTAAATTCAAAAGACAGTGA
- a CDS encoding FtsB family cell division protein, translating to MSVDKNRVPILNQSYLNYQEQQSIYAKRKKKMLIRRLTVFFVFVAIILFVFIQALVTQSQTLTEKETKLKEVQAQYKELKENQKILKEEITKLQDDEYIGKYARQEYYLSDDGEIIFSVPEQ from the coding sequence ATGAGTGTAGACAAGAATAGAGTTCCAATATTGAATCAATCCTATTTAAACTATCAAGAACAACAAAGTATCTATGCAAAGCGAAAGAAAAAAATGCTCATTCGCAGGCTAACTGTGTTTTTTGTCTTTGTTGCCATCATCTTATTTGTTTTCATTCAAGCTTTGGTTACCCAATCTCAAACACTTACTGAAAAAGAAACAAAATTAAAGGAAGTACAAGCCCAGTATAAAGAGCTGAAAGAAAATCAAAAAATTTTAAAAGAAGAGATTACCAAGTTACAAGATGATGAATATATTGGTAAATATGCACGTCAAGAATATTATTTATCTGATGATGGGGAAATTATATTTTCAGTCCCAGAACAGTAA
- the spoIIE gene encoding stage II sporulation protein E: MTGKIQGSYMEPMQERKVVDFKFSLHSLLESLRNKLESVLFRRGFVLFIFGFMLGRAFILSVLSPFSLPFFAAAYYIRKDKSPLIFFGIVAGSLTISITNALYSFMIISLFLVLNKIVKWFTRNESKILPFIVLASVLLGRIVWSYATVGDLTIYNALMATVEAGLAFVLTMIFMQSIPLLSMSKRRQALKTEELVCLIILIASMMTGAMGWAFEEVTVANILARYLVLIFAFTAGATVGSTVGVVTGLIFGLADINSFPEMSLLAFSGLLGGLLKEGKKAGTIFGLIVATLLLGLYSNQSGSIMTSLYETLLATIIFILTPRLFTSQIAKHIPGTSEHSAEQQAYVRKIRDATARRVEQFSSIFHALATSFQKQEAAERMDPDMEVDYFFANVTAKTCQTCFKKEKCWAANGYNKTYDTMKSIMYELEENNGVLSNKTVWDWERRCVRSDKVIDTIQNELHYFHADQKLQQQIKESRKLVAEQLHGVSEVMANFAKEIQKERENHEKQEDQLLDALQSFGIEVDHIEIYNLDQGNVDIDITIPYCSGMGQCEKLIAPLLSDILGEQIVVYSEECGKHKHDYCYATFRSAKRFVVETGIAYAAKNGGFVSGDSYTTIEIGAGKYALAISDGMGNGERAYLESKETLALLEQILQSGIDEEIAIKSINSILSLRTTDEVYATLDLAIVDLQDAQSKFIKVGSTPSFIKRGDRVIKIQASNLPIGIIQDFEVDVVSEQLKAGDLLIMMSDGIFEGPRHIENMDLWLKRKILELETDDPQAVADIIMEEVIRSSDGYIDDDMTVLVAKINHNNPKWKPIPAISLRKGA, translated from the coding sequence ATGACGGGAAAAATTCAAGGGAGCTATATGGAACCAATGCAAGAGAGGAAAGTAGTAGATTTTAAGTTTTCATTACATAGTTTACTAGAGTCGTTGCGGAATAAATTAGAGTCGGTGTTATTTAGACGTGGATTTGTATTATTTATTTTTGGTTTCATGTTAGGACGAGCTTTCATTTTGTCAGTGCTTTCACCTTTTAGTTTACCGTTTTTTGCAGCGGCATATTATATAAGAAAAGATAAATCACCGCTAATATTTTTCGGAATTGTTGCTGGTTCACTTACAATTTCCATAACGAATGCACTATATTCGTTTATGATCATTAGCCTCTTTCTCGTTTTAAATAAAATAGTTAAATGGTTTACGAGAAATGAATCAAAAATATTACCGTTTATTGTACTTGCTTCTGTTCTCTTAGGGCGGATTGTGTGGAGCTATGCTACTGTAGGGGATCTAACAATTTATAATGCTTTAATGGCAACGGTTGAAGCAGGACTAGCTTTTGTATTAACAATGATTTTTATGCAAAGTATTCCACTTTTATCTATGTCAAAAAGGAGACAAGCGTTAAAAACGGAAGAATTAGTTTGCTTAATAATATTAATTGCTTCAATGATGACCGGTGCAATGGGGTGGGCATTTGAGGAGGTTACTGTTGCAAATATTCTTGCACGCTATTTAGTGTTAATATTTGCTTTTACAGCAGGTGCAACGGTTGGCTCAACTGTAGGAGTTGTCACTGGGCTAATATTTGGTTTAGCAGATATTAACAGTTTTCCTGAAATGAGTCTACTTGCATTTAGTGGTTTACTTGGCGGTTTGCTTAAAGAAGGTAAAAAGGCAGGTACCATCTTTGGTCTTATCGTCGCCACTTTATTATTAGGGTTATATAGTAACCAGTCAGGTTCAATAATGACTAGCTTATATGAAACATTATTAGCCACCATTATTTTTATTTTAACGCCAAGGCTATTCACAAGCCAAATTGCAAAACATATTCCGGGCACATCCGAACATTCCGCAGAACAACAAGCTTATGTACGAAAAATACGCGATGCAACAGCTAGGAGGGTGGAGCAATTTTCCTCTATATTTCATGCGTTAGCGACAAGTTTCCAAAAACAAGAGGCGGCGGAACGAATGGATCCTGATATGGAAGTTGACTACTTTTTTGCCAATGTTACAGCAAAAACTTGTCAGACGTGTTTTAAAAAAGAAAAGTGTTGGGCTGCTAATGGTTACAATAAAACATATGATACGATGAAAAGTATTATGTATGAATTAGAAGAAAATAATGGTGTTTTATCAAACAAAACAGTTTGGGATTGGGAGCGTCGATGTGTCCGTAGTGATAAAGTAATTGATACAATTCAGAATGAACTCCATTACTTTCATGCGGATCAAAAGTTACAACAACAAATTAAAGAAAGTCGAAAATTAGTTGCAGAACAGTTGCACGGAGTTTCAGAAGTTATGGCGAATTTTGCTAAAGAAATTCAAAAAGAGCGAGAAAATCATGAGAAGCAGGAGGACCAATTATTAGATGCACTACAATCATTTGGAATTGAAGTGGATCATATAGAAATATACAATTTAGACCAAGGTAATGTAGATATCGATATCACCATTCCATACTGTAGTGGAATGGGGCAATGTGAAAAATTAATCGCACCACTTCTATCGGATATTTTAGGTGAGCAAATTGTTGTATACAGTGAAGAGTGTGGAAAACATAAACATGATTATTGTTATGCTACTTTCCGTTCAGCAAAACGTTTTGTTGTTGAAACAGGAATTGCTTATGCTGCAAAAAATGGGGGATTTGTATCAGGGGATAGTTACACGACAATTGAAATAGGGGCAGGAAAGTACGCGCTAGCAATAAGCGACGGGATGGGAAATGGTGAGCGGGCGTATTTAGAAAGTAAGGAAACATTGGCGTTGTTAGAGCAAATATTACAATCTGGCATTGACGAAGAAATAGCGATTAAGTCGATTAATTCTATACTTTCACTCAGAACAACGGATGAGGTTTATGCAACACTTGATTTAGCGATTGTCGATTTACAGGATGCACAATCAAAATTTATAAAAGTAGGTTCAACACCAAGCTTTATTAAAAGAGGAGATCGAGTTATTAAAATTCAGGCGAGCAATTTACCAATTGGAATCATTCAAGATTTCGAAGTTGATGTTGTGAGCGAGCAGTTAAAAGCTGGTGACTTACTAATAATGATGAGTGATGGGATTTTTGAAGGACCGAGACATATCGAGAACATGGACTTATGGTTAAAGAGAAAAATATTAGAACTAGAAACAGATGATCCACAAGCAGTAGCAGACATTATTATGGAAGAAGTTATTCGTTCCAGTGATGGATATATTGATGATGATATGACGGTTTTAGTGGCAAAAATTAATCACAATAATCCAAAGTGGAAGCCTATACCAGCAATATCATTACGAAAAGGTGCGTAG